From Terriglobia bacterium, one genomic window encodes:
- the malQ gene encoding 4-alpha-glucanotransferase, whose amino-acid sequence MFEQRASGILLHPTSVPAHGGIGDLGPAAYEFVDFLAAARQTLWQVLPLGPPGYGNSPYSSTSAFAGSVLMVSLDRLAEHGWIDRGRVNSLPDSVDRVDYERVAATKVPVLEEAARNFLKGANGEDRRRFEKFCWENGWWLEDFVLFDALRRHRNRESWNHWPRELALREPAALDRARKELAEELSIGRFLQFAFLEQWRSLRAYCGLRGIRIIGDIAIFVSYDSADVWTHPDVFRLDREGNPEVVAGVPPDAFSETGQRWGNPLYRWDALRDRGYDWWVQRVRWALMLCDYIRLDHFRGFQAYWEIPASEPTAVNGKWVPGPGEDLFQVFQRQLGDLPFIAEDLGMITQDVYELRERLKIPGMRVMQFGFDNPGAHIYLPHKFVPNTVVYTGTHDNDTTPGWWQHGISGEGRRFASAYLGQAEDGMHWAMIRAAESSVARLCIVPMQDVLGLGSDARMNVPSSSNGNWSWRYKPGSLRPELAQKLATLVEAADRGGPPQQVPELREYFVV is encoded by the coding sequence ATGTTTGAACAACGTGCCTCTGGAATTCTCCTTCATCCGACTTCGGTGCCCGCCCACGGCGGAATCGGCGATCTTGGGCCTGCCGCCTATGAGTTTGTAGATTTCCTGGCGGCTGCCCGGCAGACGCTGTGGCAGGTGCTGCCACTTGGACCGCCGGGATACGGGAACTCTCCTTATTCTTCAACTTCGGCGTTTGCCGGAAGCGTGCTGATGGTCAGTCTCGACCGGCTCGCCGAGCATGGGTGGATCGACCGGGGGCGCGTGAATAGTCTGCCTGACTCGGTCGACAGAGTGGATTATGAGCGCGTAGCCGCCACGAAGGTTCCGGTGCTGGAAGAGGCCGCGCGAAACTTCCTGAAGGGCGCGAATGGTGAGGATCGCCGGCGATTCGAGAAGTTCTGCTGGGAGAACGGCTGGTGGCTGGAAGATTTCGTCCTCTTCGATGCGTTGCGGCGCCATCGCAATCGTGAGAGCTGGAATCACTGGCCTCGTGAACTGGCGCTGCGCGAACCGGCAGCGCTGGATCGCGCGCGCAAAGAACTTGCGGAAGAGTTGAGCATCGGGCGCTTCCTGCAGTTCGCGTTTCTCGAGCAGTGGCGCTCGCTGCGCGCGTATTGCGGCTTGCGCGGCATTCGCATCATTGGCGACATCGCGATCTTTGTCAGTTACGACTCGGCCGACGTGTGGACGCACCCGGATGTCTTCCGGTTGGACCGCGAGGGGAACCCGGAGGTCGTCGCAGGAGTGCCGCCCGACGCGTTTTCCGAAACCGGGCAGCGCTGGGGTAACCCGCTCTACCGTTGGGATGCTTTGCGCGATCGCGGGTACGACTGGTGGGTGCAGCGCGTCCGCTGGGCGCTGATGCTGTGCGACTACATCCGCCTCGACCACTTCCGGGGATTCCAGGCTTACTGGGAGATTCCGGCGAGCGAACCGACAGCGGTCAATGGGAAATGGGTTCCCGGGCCAGGCGAAGATTTGTTCCAGGTATTTCAGAGGCAGCTGGGAGACCTGCCATTCATCGCCGAAGACCTCGGCATGATCACTCAGGATGTATATGAACTGCGCGAGCGGCTGAAGATTCCCGGCATGCGCGTAATGCAGTTCGGTTTCGACAACCCGGGCGCGCATATCTATTTGCCGCACAAATTCGTGCCCAACACCGTTGTGTACACGGGCACGCACGATAACGATACAACGCCGGGATGGTGGCAGCATGGCATTTCCGGCGAAGGGCGTCGATTCGCCAGTGCCTACCTTGGACAAGCTGAAGACGGGATGCACTGGGCGATGATTCGCGCTGCGGAGTCCTCGGTCGCGCGCCTTTGTATCGTTCCCATGCAGGATGTGCTTGGGCTGGGGTCGGATGCTCGCATGAATGTACCAAGTTCGTCCAACGGGAACTGGAGCTGGCGGTACAAGCCGGGATCACTTCGACCGGAATTAGCGCAAAAGCTCGCGACGCTGGTGGAAGCTGCCGACCGAGGCGGCCCGCCGCAACAAGTTCCAGAGTTGCGGGAATATTTCGTCGTGTGA
- a CDS encoding adenosine-specific kinase, which produces MLELLSVRMQFPADANIVIGQSHFIKTVEDLYEVIATTVPQAKFGLAFNESSGACLTRSEGNDASLKEIAVRNAQALAAGHVFVLVIQNAYPINVLNAIKDVPEVCTIFCATANPLEVVLAQSEQGRGVLGVIDGSSPKGVEGENDVAWRHDLLRKIGYKR; this is translated from the coding sequence ATGCTTGAGCTGCTCTCAGTGCGAATGCAATTTCCAGCGGATGCCAACATCGTTATTGGCCAATCGCATTTCATAAAGACCGTTGAAGATCTCTACGAGGTGATCGCTACGACGGTGCCGCAGGCCAAGTTCGGCCTGGCATTCAATGAAAGTTCGGGAGCGTGTCTCACGCGTTCAGAAGGGAACGATGCCAGCCTGAAGGAGATCGCCGTGCGTAACGCGCAAGCCTTGGCGGCCGGCCATGTCTTCGTGCTGGTGATCCAGAACGCTTACCCGATTAACGTACTCAATGCGATTAAGGACGTGCCGGAGGTGTGCACAATCTTCTGCGCGACGGCGAACCCGTTGGAGGTCGTATTGGCCCAGAGCGAGCAGGGCCGGGGCGTTCTCGGAGTCATCGACGGAAGCTCCCCGAAAGGCGTCGAAGGAGAGAATGATGTCGCGTGGCGGCACGACCTTCTGCGGAAGATTGGGTACAAGAGATAA